Below is a window of Candidatus Limnocylindrales bacterium DNA.
CCCGGCTACTCCAAGGGTGGGCGCCGCGTGTCCGGACAGATTCCGGCATCGATATCGGTGGCGCGCACGCTGCTGGACATCACCGGCATCGAGCACGCCATGCCGGGCGTCTCGCTCGTGCCCATGCTCGAGCGCAAGCAGCGCGAGTTCCCGATCGTCTACAGCGAGGCCAGCAGCACCGCCGGAACTCTGGGCAGCCGCGGCAAGTGCATCGCGATCACGCGACCCGATGCCAAGCTGATCTCCTACACCGACGAAGGCGTCGACGAAGCCTACGACCTCTACAAGGACCCTCACGAGACCGAGGTGCTGCCCGAGGATCACCCGGCGTACGACGCCCGCCGCACGCTCCGGGCGTTTGCCAGCGCGCAGCAGGCTCTTCCCAAGCCTTCGGCGACTCCTCCGCCGGCGGAAGAGCAGGAAGCCTCCGTGAACGCGGGCGCGCGCAACGGAGCCGTCGGCGACGAGGCAGACGAGCAAGCGCCCGATGCGGAGCTGGATGAGGAAGGCGATGCGGGCGAGCCGCTCCAGGCCGTCGAGCCCGAGCAAGGCGGTGAGGGCCAAGCGCCGAACGAAACCGGCGGCGGCGCCGACGCGGACGACGAAGCGATGATGCCGGTGCCCGAGGAACTCGAGGAACAGCTCAAGTCGCTCGGTTACCTGGAGTAGCGACCGCGCAGGCGTAGGCCCGCGCTTGCCGGTTCATCCGCGCGGGCAACGTCACGGGCATGCTCGCATGGGCGCGCATCGCGACGACGCCTAGACCGCCCTCGCTTCCGACGGCACGCGCGCACGAATGAAGGCGAGAGTGCCGAACGGAGTCATCCACCGCTCCGTTTCCGCCACGTCGCGGAAGCCTGCCGCGCTCACCAGCGACGGCAGCTCGCCGGCCAGATTGGCGGCCGTCGTCTCGTCGCCGTCGAGCAACCGGAAGCTGATCGCGGCGATGCGCATGAGAGCATTGTGCGGCCTTCCCCAATCGGCGATGTGCAGCTCGCCGCCTGGGCGCAGCAGTGTTCGTGCTGCCGAGAGCGCTTCGCGTTTCTGCGCCGTCGTCAGGTGGTGCAGCATCAGCGTCGTCAGCACGCGGTCGAACGATGCGCGCTCGAAAGGCGGAGCGGTCGCCGACCCCTGCCGCAGCTCGATGGCAACGCCCGCCGCGTCGACCTTGCGCCTGGCGATGGCCAGGATCTTCGGGTCCAGATCGAGCCCCGTCACGTTCGCCTGCTCGCACGCCTGCTTGACCATCAGCGCCAGCGTTCCGGTGCCGCAGCCGAGATCGAGAACGTCGTGCCCCGCCCGGATGCCCGCGACGGTGACCAGACGGCGCTTGAAGAACCGCTCTCCCGTCAGCAGCGCCACGGTGTCGTAGAGCGGCGTCAGCCAGTCCGCGCCGAGCGCGGGGACGAACGACATCGGTGAGGTCTGCGGCTCGCGTTGCGGATCGTTCATGTCGTTTTCTCCTGCGCAGTTCGCTGCCCAGGCCGGCCGCCCTGCTCCCAGCGGCCGATGCCGGGAAGGAAACGACCGGTGCGCGCCGCATACTCGCGATAGCGGCGCCCGTGCGTTGCCTCCAGATACGGCTCCTCGACCCAGCGCACCTGGAGCTCGAGCGCCAGCACCAGCGCGGCCACCGCCGCAAGGGAGAGAACAGTCGGCACCAGAAGCAGCAACCCCAGCAGCGCAAACGTCATGGCCGTGAAGATGGGATTGCGAACCCAGCGAAACGGCCCGCCGTCCACCAGGTCCGTGCGCGCGCTGGCATCGACGCCGATCCGCCACGAATCGCCCATCGCGAGCTGCGCCCACAACGTTCCGGCCAGACCGCACGCGAACAACACGATCCCAGCGGCGTGGGCGGCAGGCCCGTCCCACGGCAGACGATGCGTCCAGCCTGCAAGATCGGCCAAAGGTGCGGCCACCGCCAGCGCGAGCGCGGCTGCGAACATCACTCCCGCCAGCCATTCGAGCGATCCCACGGCGCCGGTGAGCCCGACGAAGCCGGTGGTGCCGGTGCGGCGGTAGTGAATCCAGGCGCGCAGGCCGAAGGCCAGAACACCGAAGAGAACGAGACCGATCAGGGCAACGAGTGGCATCGCGGCAGCTCCTTGCAGCCCGGCAGGCGCCGGGATACACCACTACGAATACGAGCAATTGCTCAGGTTCGCTACTCGGATTCAGGCCCATGCCCCGCACCCGCCGCATCGACACGCTTCGCCCGCGAAAACAGCCGCTTCAGAGCCGGTCGCGCGACACCGTGACGGCGATCCTCAAAGCCGCGGCTCAGGTTTTCACGTCCCGCGGGTACGCCGGCACCACCACCAATCACATCGCCGAGCGCGCCGGCGTCTCGATCGGATCCCTGTACGAGTACTTCCCCAACAAGGATGCGCTCCTGGTGGCCCTCATGGAGGAGCACATTCGCCAGGGCGAGGTCATCCTGGCGCGCGTGGCCCTGGAGGCTCCGAGCGGCCCTGGTCACGTTCGCGAGATGATCAGCCGTTTCGTGACGGCGATGGTGGACTTGCACGCGCGGGACCGACAGCTGCACCGCGTGTTGTTCGAGGAGGCGCCGCTGCCTCGCCGCGTGCGCCGCCAGCTCGCCGAGGTGGAGGAGCGCATCACCGCGCGAGTGGCCGATTACCTTCGCATGCATCCGGCGGTGACTCGCCGCGACCCCGCGCTTGCCGCTGCCGTCGTCGTGCAGACGGTCGAAGGGCTGACACACCGGCTCGTCGTGCATGGAGAGGGGCCGGCGCGGTCGCAGGCGTACGTCGAAGAGATCGTGACTCTGGTGACGGCCTACCTCAACGCTTCGGCCTGAAACGGCAATGGCACCGTACGCACGCGCGCACGGTGCCATTGCCCTTGGCACGCCGCACCGCCGGGCCGGCGATGAAACGTGTTGTCGATGCTTCAGAAGCCCTGGAACGGCCGGTAGTCGATCTCGAAATGATCGCCGACGCGGAGCATCTTTCCGTTGCCCCAGATGGCACCCGCCCACTCCACCTGCAGGCCCGCCCTGATCCGCCCGCGCGTGCACAGCAGCGTGCCGGCGCCGGCGGCCTTGTCGCCGATGTCGCAGACGCGACCGGCGACGTAGATCAGCACGTCCTCGGGCTCCAGGCCTCCGGCCAGTTCGACGCGTGACTGCGCCCGCATCATGAAGCGGCCCGATATGCGCAGCACCACCGCCGTGTCGCCGTCGCCGCCGCCGTCGAGGCGAAGGACCGACTCGTTGGCGCCAAAAACGTCCTCGATGTCGATGACGTTGATCGCCCCGGGAACCGGCGCCGTGATCTGAACAGTCTCGCGCGGGTGCAGCATCAAACGGTCATGGCTCGCGTCGGCGGGCATCAGATCCAGCTCCGAAGCAACGTAGCCGAACGAAGCTCGTGCCATCGAGCATTGCTCCACCAGCGGATGATCGCCGGTCAGGTCGTAGACCCCGCTGCCGTCGTCTTTCGGCGTCAGCGTTCCAGGCGCCAGGCTGTACGCATCGACGTGGGGCAGCCTGGTGTCGCCGGGCATGCCCGTAGCCCCGCCGCCGCCGCTGGCGACGTTCCCGTCGATCCTGGCATTGACGCCGACGCGGATGGCAGTGCGGCCGGTGTCGCGCATCGCGACCGCGTCGCCGCGGTAGGTGGAAGCTTCCCCGAGAGTGAGCGACTGCGCGCACACGTCGCCTTCGATGATCGCGCTGAAGCCCGTCGTCAGGCGGTCGTTGCCAATGGCCGCGCTGGAAGCGAGCGTCCATGGACACAGGTCGACCATGAGCGGCTCATTGCCCGTGCACACGTCGCTCAGGCAGCGATCGCCGATCGTGCAGGGATCCCCATCCTCGCAGATGGCGCCCTCGGCCATGTCATTGCCCCTGCACATGCCGACGTTGTTGCACTGGTCGTTGCGCGTGCACGGGTTGTCGTCGTTGCACGTGGCGCCCTGCCCCACGTGCTGGCAATTGAACTTGCAGCACGAGAACTCGAAGAAGCAGTTGCCGTCGCTGGTGCAGGGATCGCCGGCAGGGTCGCCGTCGAAGTAGAGGCGCCCGCCGGGATCGCACTCCTCGCTGGGCTCGACCACGCCGTTACCGCATTCGGAAGCGTGCGAGGGAACCGCCACCACGAACGCGCCGCCGGCCAGAAAAGCAGCGGCGAAGAGGATCGCGATCGAAGGTGGGGATTTCCCGGTCGCTGCGCTGCCGGCGAACACACCACACCCGGTCACGGTCGCACGAAGAGTGCTCTCGCGTCGCATAGGATGCCTCGATGCCTGTCGATTCGCGGAGAGCGATCGCGCTCCGCCAGGTAGACTCTAGGCATGCGGGTGCGGGGCCGACAAGAACGGTCGGAGCTTCGACCAGAGCATGAAGCGCTTCGAGTTCCGTTCGTTGGCGCCCAATCGTGTCCGACTGCGATCGTCTCTGCCGCCGTCCCGCGCAGCCCGGCCGTGATTTTTCGACGAATGCCGAGCTACGCGTCCGCAGCGCCGCGGTTTGGTGTGGCGGCTCGTCGTTGCGTGCCGACCTCTACGCGGGAGCGGATTGCGCTGCTCATCGGCGACGCGTCAGACGCTTTGTTGGGGGACATGCGCCGATCTCGCACCTGATGGGCAGGGCAGCGAGACCAGCTGCAATGCCGTCTCAGCAGGCCCGCGTCATGCCCGAAAGAGCGGCGGCCGAGGTCAGGTGCCGGACGGAGGGTCAGCCGGCGACATCGTCGAGAAAACGAATTGCGCCCGTCTCCAACTCGTATTCGGCTCCGACGACGACGAGGCGACCCGACACGACGAGCTCTTCCAGGAGCTGACTGCCGTGACGGAGATGATCGACCGAGGCGCGGACGTTGGCGCGCATGGCTTCGCGCGTAACCGATTCTTCGCCCGACCTGCCCGCGGCGCAGGCGCGGACCAGCTCCTCGATGTGCGGCGCGATGCGATCGGTGATCGATCGCAGGTTCTTCGATTCGGGGCCTGCGCCGGTCTCGATGGCATGCACCGTGGCGGCGATGGCTCCGCACCGGGTATGACCCATCACCACCACCAGACGCGAACCGAACTGCGAGGCGGCGAACTCGATGGACCCCACCACCGAGGGTGCGACGATGTTGCCGGCGATCCGCACGACGAAGAGATCACCGAAGCCCTGATCGAACAGGATCTCGACCGGCGTGCGGGAGTCCGAGCAACCGAGAACGATGGCGAAGGGCCGCTGCCCCTGTGCCAGATCGGGACTCCATCCGCGCGTCCCGCTCGTGCC
It encodes the following:
- a CDS encoding carbonic anhydrase; the encoded protein is MPHTYDPDSPTPKQALQRLIDGNLRFREGRGTSGTRGWSPDLAQGQRPFAIVLGCSDSRTPVEILFDQGFGDLFVVRIAGNIVAPSVVGSIEFAASQFGSRLVVVMGHTRCGAIAATVHAIETGAGPESKNLRSITDRIAPHIEELVRACAAGRSGEESVTREAMRANVRASVDHLRHGSQLLEELVVSGRLVVVGAEYELETGAIRFLDDVAG
- a CDS encoding class I SAM-dependent methyltransferase, with product MNDPQREPQTSPMSFVPALGADWLTPLYDTVALLTGERFFKRRLVTVAGIRAGHDVLDLGCGTGTLALMVKQACEQANVTGLDLDPKILAIARRKVDAAGVAIELRQGSATAPPFERASFDRVLTTLMLHHLTTAQKREALSAARTLLRPGGELHIADWGRPHNALMRIAAISFRLLDGDETTAANLAGELPSLVSAAGFRDVAETERWMTPFGTLAFIRARVPSEARAV
- a CDS encoding isoprenylcysteine carboxylmethyltransferase family protein produces the protein MPLVALIGLVLFGVLAFGLRAWIHYRRTGTTGFVGLTGAVGSLEWLAGVMFAAALALAVAAPLADLAGWTHRLPWDGPAAHAAGIVLFACGLAGTLWAQLAMGDSWRIGVDASARTDLVDGGPFRWVRNPIFTAMTFALLGLLLLVPTVLSLAAVAALVLALELQVRWVEEPYLEATHGRRYREYAARTGRFLPGIGRWEQGGRPGQRTAQEKTT
- a CDS encoding TetR/AcrR family transcriptional regulator, whose amino-acid sequence is MPRTRRIDTLRPRKQPLQSRSRDTVTAILKAAAQVFTSRGYAGTTTNHIAERAGVSIGSLYEYFPNKDALLVALMEEHIRQGEVILARVALEAPSGPGHVREMISRFVTAMVDLHARDRQLHRVLFEEAPLPRRVRRQLAEVEERITARVADYLRMHPAVTRRDPALAAAVVVQTVEGLTHRLVVHGEGPARSQAYVEEIVTLVTAYLNASA